A genomic region of Tsukamurella pulmonis contains the following coding sequences:
- a CDS encoding sulfate/molybdate ABC transporter ATP-binding protein, protein MAEVTAGLEVDATVAARGVDTRFTVPEGRTLALLGPNGTGKSTVAGAVAGLLRPDAGRIVVAGETVFDDDGRWVPAYRRRVALLGQTARLFPHLRVHANVAFAPRSAGANRRAAAEAADRWLAAVGAEHLRDRRPTELSGGQAQRVALARALAAEPKVLLLDEPLSALDVSARAEVRSLLRALLRDLTCVLITHDAADVVSLADEAAVLDDGRVSDHRPAADLLLAPATPFAARLAGMNLLPDGDGVRVFAPNTVRVDGPDGAGMPGTVVEVTVAGGHCRVTARVEQGATVVAELPAERYRELHPGDAVRLLPDPARAGRAATARPAPPRR, encoded by the coding sequence GTGGCGGAGGTGACGGCGGGACTCGAGGTCGACGCGACCGTCGCCGCGCGCGGCGTCGACACGCGGTTCACCGTGCCCGAGGGGCGCACCTTGGCACTACTCGGCCCGAACGGCACGGGCAAGTCGACGGTGGCGGGCGCCGTCGCGGGGCTGCTGCGCCCGGACGCCGGGCGCATCGTCGTGGCCGGGGAGACGGTGTTCGACGACGACGGCCGCTGGGTCCCCGCGTACCGGCGCCGCGTGGCGCTGCTGGGCCAGACCGCCCGGCTGTTCCCCCACCTGCGGGTGCACGCCAACGTGGCCTTCGCGCCCCGCAGCGCCGGCGCGAACCGTCGCGCGGCGGCGGAGGCGGCCGATCGCTGGCTGGCCGCGGTGGGCGCGGAGCACCTGCGCGACCGTCGACCCACCGAACTCAGTGGCGGTCAGGCTCAGCGGGTCGCCCTGGCGCGGGCGCTCGCCGCGGAACCGAAGGTCCTCCTGCTCGACGAGCCGCTCTCCGCGCTGGACGTCTCGGCGCGCGCCGAGGTGCGGTCGCTACTGCGCGCGCTGCTGCGGGACCTGACCTGCGTGCTCATCACGCACGACGCGGCCGACGTGGTGTCGCTCGCCGACGAGGCCGCGGTGCTCGACGACGGCCGGGTGAGCGATCACCGGCCGGCCGCGGACCTGCTGCTCGCCCCCGCGACGCCGTTCGCCGCCCGGCTCGCAGGGATGAACCTGCTGCCGGACGGCGACGGTGTGCGCGTGTTCGCACCGAACACGGTACGGGTGGACGGGCCCGACGGTGCCGGGATGCCCGGCACCGTCGTCGAAGTGACGGTGGCGGGCGGCCACTGCCGGGTGACCGCGCGGGTCGAGCAGGGGGCGACCGTGGTCGCGGAGCTGCCGGCCGAGCGGTACCGGGAGCTGCACCCCGGCGACGCGGTGCGACTGCTCCCGGACCCGGCGCGGGCCGGCCGGGCGGCTACTGCGCGCCCGGCTCCCCCGCGTCGGTAG
- the modA gene encoding molybdate ABC transporter substrate-binding protein, whose product MRATRLLAAAALAAAVAACSTSNTPPDAAPSSAAGGSGTVIVYAAASLQATFEKLGARFGAQHPGTGVKFSFGGSSGLLTQLNQGAPADVFATADTPTMDRARTAGLVAQAEPFATNVLTIATAPGNPKDITGLADLTKPGVSVVVCAQPVPCGAATAKVTSAAGVTLAPVSEEDAVSSVLAKVRHGQADAGLVYRTDVKGTGGAVGSVDFPQADDAVNVYPIAPLSGAKNAEGAKAFVDFVRGPEGRSALADAGFGAPS is encoded by the coding sequence ATGCGCGCCACACGACTGCTCGCCGCCGCGGCGCTCGCGGCGGCGGTCGCCGCGTGTTCGACCTCGAACACGCCACCGGACGCCGCCCCGTCCTCGGCGGCCGGCGGTTCCGGCACCGTGATCGTGTACGCCGCGGCCAGCCTGCAGGCCACGTTCGAGAAGCTCGGCGCGCGGTTCGGCGCGCAGCACCCGGGCACCGGCGTGAAGTTCTCCTTCGGCGGCTCCTCCGGCCTGCTCACCCAGCTCAACCAGGGCGCGCCGGCCGATGTCTTCGCCACGGCGGACACGCCCACCATGGACCGCGCACGCACCGCGGGCCTGGTGGCGCAGGCGGAGCCGTTCGCGACCAACGTGCTCACGATCGCGACCGCGCCCGGCAATCCGAAGGACATCACCGGACTCGCGGACCTCACGAAGCCGGGCGTCTCGGTCGTCGTCTGCGCGCAGCCCGTGCCGTGCGGCGCCGCCACGGCGAAGGTCACCTCGGCCGCGGGCGTCACTCTCGCCCCCGTGAGCGAGGAGGACGCGGTCTCGAGCGTGCTCGCCAAGGTCCGGCACGGCCAGGCCGACGCGGGCCTGGTCTACCGCACGGACGTCAAGGGCACCGGCGGCGCCGTCGGGTCGGTCGACTTCCCGCAGGCCGACGACGCGGTCAACGTCTACCCGATCGCGCCGTTGTCCGGCGCGAAGAACGCCGAGGGCGCGAAGGCGTTCGTGGACTTCGTCCGCGGACCCGAGGGCCGCTCGGCGCTCGCGGACGCGGGTTTCGGGGCCCCGAGCTGA
- a CDS encoding acyl-CoA thioesterase — MASQEVAVLLRWADMDALQHINNVAMLRLLEEARIRFLTEWVAQPEGPTVTMFVAHQEIDYLAPLLYSPEPVRIALRVTRIGRSGFDVGYEVIEPGGATVAIAETSLVVVDAAGRPSELPAALRTELAGLVGDPIPFRRRRSGS; from the coding sequence ATGGCAAGTCAAGAGGTGGCCGTCCTGCTGCGCTGGGCCGACATGGACGCACTGCAGCACATCAACAACGTCGCGATGCTGCGACTGCTCGAGGAGGCCCGGATCCGGTTCCTCACCGAGTGGGTCGCGCAGCCCGAGGGGCCCACGGTGACGATGTTCGTCGCGCACCAGGAGATCGACTACCTCGCGCCCCTGCTGTATTCGCCCGAACCGGTGCGGATCGCGTTGCGGGTCACGCGGATCGGACGGTCGGGCTTCGACGTGGGCTACGAGGTGATCGAGCCGGGCGGCGCGACCGTCGCGATCGCCGAGACGTCGCTGGTCGTGGTGGATGCCGCCGGCCGTCCGTCGGAGCTCCCCGCGGCGCTGCGCACCGAACTGGCCGGTCTGGTGGGCGATCCGATCCCGTTCCGGCGCCGCCGCTCCGGGTCCTAG
- a CDS encoding ABC transporter permease, whose translation MTSRTRSAPVRTHPRWIVLPAALGAALVLVPLVAIVAKVDWPRFGELVTSPDSRTALVLSLQTSSAATLVCILLGVPLGVVLARSRSRFVGVLRPLVLLPLVLPPVVGGIALLYAFGRRGLVGQHGGIGEHIAFTTVAVVLAQAFVALPFLVLAVEGALRTLGTDFEHTAATLGARPSTVLRRITLPLVLPSIASGVVLTFARALGEFGATLTFAGSLAGTTRTLPLEIYLRNETDPQAAVALSLVLLAAAAVIVSAVYGVRSWRR comes from the coding sequence CTGACCTCGCGCACCCGGTCCGCCCCTGTCCGGACCCACCCCCGCTGGATCGTCCTGCCGGCTGCGCTCGGCGCGGCGCTCGTGCTGGTGCCGCTCGTCGCCATCGTCGCGAAGGTGGACTGGCCGCGGTTCGGCGAGCTGGTCACCTCGCCGGACTCACGGACCGCGCTGGTGCTGTCATTGCAGACGTCCTCCGCGGCGACCCTCGTGTGCATCCTGCTCGGCGTGCCGCTGGGGGTCGTCCTGGCGCGCAGCCGATCCCGCTTCGTCGGAGTTCTGCGGCCGCTGGTGCTGCTGCCGCTGGTGCTGCCGCCCGTCGTCGGCGGCATCGCGCTGCTCTACGCGTTCGGCCGGCGCGGCCTGGTCGGCCAGCACGGCGGGATCGGCGAGCACATCGCGTTCACGACGGTGGCGGTGGTGCTCGCGCAGGCCTTCGTCGCGCTGCCCTTCCTAGTGCTGGCCGTGGAGGGCGCACTGCGCACGCTGGGCACCGATTTCGAGCACACGGCCGCGACGCTCGGTGCGCGGCCGTCCACCGTGCTGCGGCGGATCACGCTGCCACTGGTGCTGCCGTCGATCGCGTCGGGCGTCGTGCTGACCTTCGCGCGGGCTCTCGGCGAGTTCGGCGCCACCTTGACCTTCGCGGGCTCTCTGGCGGGGACCACCCGCACGCTGCCGCTCGAGATCTACCTGCGCAACGAGACCGACCCGCAGGCGGCGGTCGCGCTCTCGCTGGTGCTGCTCGCCGCCGCGGCGGTCATCGTCTCGGCGGTGTACGGGGTGCGGTCGTGGCGGAGGTGA
- a CDS encoding PadR family transcriptional regulator, translating to MRRHTHDDQRFEGRGARTCDDRFEGRFDGRFRQGGFPGGPGFGPGGPGPFGPGGPGGPGGHGRGGHRGRGRRGVQRGDVRIAVLKLLEVEPMHGYQIVSSIEERTAGAWKPSPGAIYPTLSQLEDEGLITIERENGRKVATLTDAGREYIATALADAPDPFAGFDGGSAERGHLRETLRELHEVTRRVARTGNAEQTAAVDAILGDAIKQVYLLLAGVDRTPPSATDAGEPGAQ from the coding sequence ATGCGTAGGCACACTCACGATGATCAGCGTTTCGAGGGCCGCGGTGCCCGCACCTGCGACGACCGGTTCGAGGGCCGCTTCGACGGCCGGTTCCGGCAGGGCGGTTTCCCCGGCGGGCCCGGCTTCGGCCCCGGCGGCCCCGGTCCGTTCGGCCCCGGAGGACCGGGTGGTCCCGGCGGACACGGACGGGGCGGCCACCGCGGCCGCGGCCGCCGCGGCGTCCAGCGCGGCGACGTCCGGATCGCGGTCCTCAAGCTGCTGGAGGTCGAGCCCATGCACGGCTACCAGATCGTCTCCTCGATCGAGGAGCGCACGGCCGGTGCGTGGAAGCCCAGCCCCGGGGCCATCTACCCCACGCTCAGCCAGCTCGAGGACGAGGGGCTCATCACCATCGAGCGGGAGAACGGCCGCAAGGTCGCCACGCTCACCGACGCGGGGCGCGAGTACATCGCGACCGCCCTCGCCGACGCCCCTGATCCGTTCGCCGGATTCGACGGCGGCTCGGCCGAGCGCGGCCATCTTCGCGAGACGCTGCGCGAGCTGCACGAGGTCACTCGCCGGGTGGCCCGCACGGGGAACGCCGAGCAGACCGCCGCCGTCGATGCCATCCTCGGCGACGCGATCAAGCAGGTCTACCTGCTGCTCGCCGGTGTCGACCGGACCCCGCCGTCGGCTACCGACGCGGGGGAGCCGGGCGCGCAGTAG
- a CDS encoding HAD family hydrolase — translation MELTELVGAAVRGGLGWGAETLARLRQRSGIDGPRPCDGLILDVDDTLVDTDAALRTAARAAALEVWPTTSAAVREGFAELFLADPEGVFGRYTVGELRFHEMRKARIAVAAERSGLLWEARRYRRFCSGFDPAFAAAQHLFPDAMPAVVAAERWGIAVVLLTNSSSPATRMKLQVLGVADRFEHVVTTDTLGIGKPDPSVFLHACELAGAAPEACVAVGDNYRNDVAAAREAGLRGLWLDRTGRGVAGEPPAIRSLAELPAALTRAV, via the coding sequence GTGGAGCTCACGGAGCTGGTGGGCGCGGCGGTCCGCGGTGGCCTGGGCTGGGGTGCGGAGACGCTCGCCCGCCTCCGGCAGCGCTCCGGGATCGACGGTCCGCGGCCCTGTGACGGCCTGATCCTCGATGTGGACGACACCCTCGTCGACACCGACGCGGCCCTGCGCACCGCCGCCCGCGCGGCGGCGCTGGAGGTCTGGCCGACCACGAGCGCGGCGGTGCGCGAGGGCTTCGCGGAGCTCTTCCTCGCCGATCCGGAGGGCGTGTTCGGTCGCTACACGGTGGGGGAGCTGCGCTTCCACGAGATGCGCAAGGCCCGGATCGCCGTCGCGGCCGAACGCTCGGGGCTGCTGTGGGAGGCGCGCCGGTACCGGCGCTTCTGCAGCGGATTCGACCCGGCCTTCGCCGCGGCGCAGCACCTGTTCCCCGATGCGATGCCCGCTGTCGTGGCTGCGGAGCGGTGGGGGATCGCCGTGGTGCTGCTGACGAATTCGTCCTCGCCCGCCACCCGGATGAAGCTGCAGGTGCTCGGCGTCGCCGACCGGTTCGAGCACGTGGTGACCACCGACACGCTCGGCATCGGCAAGCCCGATCCCAGCGTCTTCCTGCACGCCTGCGAGCTGGCCGGGGCGGCACCGGAGGCGTGCGTCGCGGTGGGCGACAACTACCGCAACGACGTGGCGGCCGCCCGCGAGGCGGGGCTGCGCGGACTCTGGCTCGACCGCACCGGGCGGGGCGTCGCGGGGGAGCCGCCCGCGATCCGCTCACTCGCCGAACTGCCGGCTGCGCTGACCCGGGCGGTCTGA
- a CDS encoding type II toxin-antitoxin system Rv0910 family toxin, with product MAKVESRVEVALPPEEAWAKAADLETLPQWVTLHDGWRGPLPELATGAKIACVVKVKNFRNRVDWTITEYDPPRRLVLDGKGVAGTKYKLTVTIAPASGGSTIALRADLGGAPLFGPIGATVARALKGDIAQSLATYKRMYEK from the coding sequence GTGGCGAAGGTCGAGAGCAGGGTCGAGGTGGCGCTGCCGCCGGAGGAGGCGTGGGCCAAGGCCGCGGACCTGGAGACGCTGCCGCAGTGGGTGACGCTGCACGACGGGTGGCGCGGCCCGCTGCCCGAGCTCGCGACGGGCGCGAAGATCGCCTGTGTGGTGAAGGTCAAGAACTTCCGCAACCGGGTCGACTGGACCATCACCGAATACGATCCGCCGCGCCGGCTGGTGCTCGACGGCAAGGGCGTCGCGGGCACGAAGTACAAGCTCACTGTCACGATCGCACCCGCGAGTGGCGGCTCGACCATCGCGCTGCGCGCCGACCTCGGCGGTGCCCCGCTGTTCGGTCCCATCGGCGCGACGGTGGCGCGGGCGCTCAAGGGCGACATCGCGCAGTCACTCGCGACCTACAAGCGGATGTACGAGAAGTAA
- a CDS encoding DMT family transporter → MSATSASVVLALVAAFLFACGSAAQQSEAASVDEGTPLIAQLIRRPRWWLGLLGDLGGYALQAWALALGPVLVVQPLIVAALLFALPVSALLNHTRVTAREWTYAVLLAVALAVFLIAGRPTEGAADAPGTAWLPALLTVGVVAAAATGVGLVRSLPGRTRALSFGVAAGVLFGVATVLTKPVLTSYEHAPFLANTLRLFTDWRLYVLVLAGIGAMYLQQRAFQPAPIAASLPAITLAEPLCAAALGAVVLHESVTLTGWHGVAVIASGVVGAIAAARLAGR, encoded by the coding sequence GTGTCCGCCACCTCCGCCTCGGTCGTCCTCGCCCTCGTCGCCGCGTTCCTCTTCGCGTGCGGCTCCGCGGCGCAGCAGAGCGAGGCGGCGAGCGTCGACGAGGGGACGCCGCTGATCGCGCAGCTGATCCGACGGCCGCGGTGGTGGCTCGGCCTCCTCGGCGACCTCGGCGGCTACGCCCTGCAGGCGTGGGCGCTCGCGCTCGGACCGGTGCTCGTCGTGCAGCCGCTGATCGTCGCGGCACTCCTGTTCGCGCTGCCCGTCTCCGCGCTGCTCAACCACACCCGGGTCACCGCCCGCGAGTGGACCTACGCCGTACTGCTCGCGGTCGCGCTCGCGGTGTTCCTCATCGCGGGCCGGCCGACGGAGGGCGCGGCCGACGCTCCGGGGACGGCTTGGCTGCCCGCTCTGCTGACGGTGGGCGTCGTCGCGGCGGCCGCCACGGGTGTCGGACTGGTGCGGTCGCTGCCCGGCCGCACCCGGGCACTGTCCTTCGGCGTCGCCGCGGGCGTGCTGTTCGGCGTGGCGACGGTGCTGACCAAGCCCGTGCTGACCTCCTACGAGCACGCCCCCTTCCTCGCGAACACGCTGCGGCTGTTCACGGACTGGCGCCTGTACGTGCTGGTCCTGGCCGGGATCGGCGCGATGTACCTGCAGCAGAGGGCCTTCCAGCCGGCCCCGATCGCGGCGTCGTTGCCCGCGATCACGCTCGCCGAGCCACTGTGCGCGGCAGCGCTGGGCGCCGTCGTGCTGCACGAATCGGTCACGCTGACGGGTTGGCACGGCGTCGCGGTGATCGCCTCGGGCGTCGTCGGCGCGATCGCGGCCGCCCGCCTGGCCGGGCGGTAG
- the recC gene encoding exodeoxyribonuclease V subunit gamma yields MLTVHRSDRGDVLLDALAEVLAVPGADPFVPELIAVPARGVERWIVQGLASRLGIAANIEFPTPAALVADAVGAASGIAPDEDPWRGERLAWLVLAAIDAMAFEPGGAVLARHLGVVRPGGWTDQPGHRPRRRYPTAELLAGLLRSYGANRPGMLAAWAAGDDSDGLGAQLPEDLRWQAELFRRVRDLAGVPSPAERLEDACARLRDEPGLVALPERLSVYGPTRLPCDQRAVLAALAAGREVHLWLPHPSPALWSASSGGSPAAPAGPVPRSVGAPARNPLLASLGHEARELQQLVAPLAHADLHHPSPPRPATLLGALQSALAQDRPPVAAHAPDGSLEFHACHGPARMIEVLRERLVRLFEDDPTLQPRDVLVSCPDIETYAPLIRSAFGQAVAGPEGGPGGGEEAVHPGQRLRVRLADRALRFTNPLLDALVTVLEIADGRATIAQVLDLAATEPVRRRYRFGDAEIERLRAWAGPSGARWGLDATGRERYGLGGFPQNTLATALDRIVLGVVADEAQGEWLGLGLPLDDVDSTDIDLVGRFAEFLAVLTRASAESRGRRSARAWAASLQELVGEVGAVPAADSWQVTQAGREITAALRDGADRDLTLTEVRAMLGTRLAAKPTRANFRTGELTVCTLVPMRSVPHRVVVLLGLDDEVFPRSTRYSGDDVLGRTPCVGERDPRAEDRELFLDAVTSATDRLLVFYTGADPVKGTRRPPAVPASELRDAAQALLIEPDAAGLEFRHPLQPFDPVNFDPAAFGGRVPFSFDPAAYAGAVAALGEPAPPEPFLAKPLLAAAVEDVDLDALVRFCEHPVKAFLRQRLGFTVPDADDELAEALTIAPDGLQKWDIGERMLASALAGVPPEKFAAAEVRRGTLPPFALGSTVLADIGATVAELARVAGPLMTGTATTVDVAVDVGDGRRLVGSVPAVRPDGVVRTSFSRLAPKHRVAAWIALLALAAGGHDASGAVAVGRARFRGVLTSRLRVPPEPAALLRTVVDLRDRGLREPLPLFPSASALYVERGIAGDPAHQALEAARTDFEGNFGDGTDRSIRYALGEHAFDDALVPPRGDEAEFSRAGTRFGAFAARLWVPILTHEEMS; encoded by the coding sequence ATGCTCACCGTGCACCGCTCCGACCGCGGCGACGTCCTGTTGGACGCGCTCGCCGAGGTGCTGGCCGTGCCCGGTGCCGATCCGTTCGTCCCGGAGCTGATCGCCGTCCCCGCGCGCGGCGTCGAGCGGTGGATCGTCCAGGGACTGGCCTCGCGGCTGGGCATCGCGGCGAACATCGAGTTCCCCACGCCCGCCGCCCTCGTGGCCGATGCGGTGGGCGCCGCGTCGGGGATCGCGCCCGACGAGGACCCGTGGCGCGGTGAGCGGCTGGCGTGGCTCGTGCTCGCGGCGATCGACGCGATGGCCTTCGAGCCGGGCGGCGCCGTGCTGGCCCGCCACCTGGGCGTGGTGCGCCCCGGCGGGTGGACCGATCAGCCCGGCCACCGGCCGCGCCGCAGGTACCCCACGGCGGAGCTGCTGGCGGGCCTGCTGCGCTCGTACGGCGCGAACCGGCCGGGCATGCTCGCCGCGTGGGCCGCCGGCGACGACAGCGACGGGCTGGGCGCGCAGCTGCCGGAGGACTTGCGCTGGCAGGCCGAGCTCTTCCGCCGCGTCCGCGACCTCGCGGGCGTCCCCAGCCCCGCCGAACGGCTCGAGGACGCGTGCGCGCGGCTGCGGGACGAGCCGGGTCTCGTCGCCCTGCCCGAACGCCTGTCCGTCTACGGCCCCACCCGGCTCCCGTGCGATCAGCGGGCGGTGCTCGCGGCACTCGCCGCCGGCCGCGAGGTGCACCTGTGGCTCCCGCACCCCAGCCCCGCACTCTGGTCCGCTTCATCGGGCGGGTCGCCCGCCGCGCCCGCGGGTCCGGTGCCGCGCTCCGTCGGCGCGCCGGCGCGCAACCCGCTGCTGGCCTCCCTCGGGCACGAGGCACGGGAGCTGCAACAGCTCGTCGCGCCGCTCGCCCACGCCGACCTGCACCACCCGTCGCCGCCGCGCCCGGCCACCCTGCTCGGCGCACTGCAGAGCGCGCTGGCGCAGGACCGCCCGCCGGTCGCGGCGCACGCCCCCGACGGTTCGCTCGAGTTCCACGCCTGCCACGGCCCGGCCCGCATGATCGAGGTGCTGCGCGAGCGACTGGTGCGGCTCTTCGAGGACGATCCCACGCTGCAGCCCCGGGACGTGCTGGTCTCCTGCCCGGACATCGAGACCTACGCCCCGCTCATCCGCTCCGCCTTCGGGCAGGCGGTCGCCGGGCCGGAGGGCGGCCCTGGCGGCGGGGAGGAGGCCGTGCACCCCGGGCAGCGGCTGCGGGTGCGCCTGGCGGACCGGGCGCTGCGGTTCACCAATCCGCTGCTCGACGCACTGGTCACCGTTCTCGAGATCGCCGACGGCCGGGCCACGATCGCGCAGGTGCTCGACCTGGCGGCCACTGAGCCCGTGCGCCGCCGGTACCGGTTCGGGGACGCCGAGATCGAGCGGCTCCGCGCGTGGGCCGGTCCCTCCGGCGCCCGCTGGGGCCTCGACGCCACCGGGCGCGAGCGCTACGGGCTCGGCGGCTTCCCGCAGAACACGCTGGCCACAGCACTGGACCGGATCGTGCTCGGTGTGGTCGCCGACGAGGCGCAGGGCGAGTGGCTCGGTCTCGGTCTACCGCTCGACGACGTCGACTCCACCGACATCGATCTCGTCGGCCGGTTCGCCGAGTTTCTGGCGGTGCTCACCCGCGCGAGCGCGGAGAGCCGCGGCAGACGGTCGGCCCGCGCGTGGGCGGCGTCCCTGCAGGAGCTGGTCGGTGAGGTGGGCGCCGTGCCGGCGGCGGACTCCTGGCAGGTCACCCAGGCGGGGCGCGAGATCACCGCGGCGCTGCGCGACGGCGCCGACCGGGACCTCACCCTCACCGAGGTCCGCGCGATGCTCGGCACGCGCCTGGCGGCGAAACCCACCCGCGCGAACTTCCGCACGGGTGAGCTGACGGTGTGCACCCTGGTGCCGATGCGCTCGGTGCCGCACCGGGTCGTGGTGCTGCTCGGGCTCGACGACGAGGTGTTCCCGCGTTCGACCCGCTACTCGGGCGACGACGTGCTCGGCCGCACGCCCTGCGTGGGTGAGCGGGATCCGCGCGCCGAGGACCGTGAACTCTTCCTCGACGCCGTGACCAGCGCGACCGACCGGCTGCTGGTGTTCTACACCGGTGCGGACCCGGTGAAGGGAACCCGGCGCCCGCCCGCGGTGCCCGCCTCCGAACTGCGCGACGCCGCCCAGGCGCTGCTCATCGAGCCGGACGCCGCCGGCCTCGAGTTCCGGCACCCGCTGCAGCCCTTCGACCCGGTGAACTTCGACCCCGCCGCGTTCGGCGGGCGCGTGCCCTTCTCCTTCGATCCCGCGGCTTACGCGGGCGCGGTCGCCGCGCTCGGCGAGCCCGCCCCGCCGGAGCCGTTCCTCGCCAAGCCGCTGCTCGCCGCCGCGGTCGAGGACGTCGACCTCGACGCGCTGGTCCGATTCTGCGAGCATCCGGTCAAGGCGTTCCTGCGGCAGCGCCTCGGCTTCACGGTTCCCGACGCGGACGACGAGCTCGCCGAGGCCCTGACCATCGCCCCGGACGGGCTGCAGAAGTGGGACATCGGGGAGCGGATGCTCGCCTCCGCGCTGGCCGGGGTGCCGCCGGAGAAGTTCGCCGCCGCCGAGGTGCGTCGCGGCACCCTGCCGCCGTTCGCCCTCGGCTCCACGGTGCTGGCCGACATCGGCGCCACCGTCGCCGAGCTCGCCCGCGTCGCCGGGCCGCTGATGACCGGTACCGCCACCACCGTGGACGTCGCCGTCGATGTGGGGGACGGCCGGCGGCTCGTCGGCTCGGTGCCGGCCGTCCGGCCCGACGGGGTGGTGCGCACCTCGTTCTCGCGCCTGGCGCCCAAACACCGCGTCGCGGCGTGGATCGCGCTGCTGGCTCTGGCCGCGGGTGGCCACGACGCGAGCGGCGCGGTGGCCGTGGGCCGGGCCCGGTTCCGCGGCGTGCTCACCTCCCGGTTGCGCGTGCCGCCCGAGCCCGCAGCGCTCCTGCGGACCGTGGTCGACCTGCGAGATCGCGGGCTGCGCGAGCCGCTGCCCCTGTTCCCGTCGGCGTCCGCGCTCTACGTCGAGCGCGGCATCGCCGGCGATCCGGCGCACCAGGCGCTCGAGGCAGCGCGCACGGACTTCGAGGGGAACTTCGGCGACGGCACGGACCGGTCGATCCGGTACGCGTTGGGCGAGCACGCCTTCGACGACGCGCTGGTCCCGCCGCGGGGCGACGAGGCGGAGTTCTCCCGCGCCGGTACGCGCTTCGGGGCCTTCGCGGCGCGCCTGTGGGTACCGATCCTCACGCACGAGGAGATGAGCTGA
- a CDS encoding DUF1990 family protein, whose translation MTELAALADAPFTYAEVGATRGVPPADAHGNRAERVVGRGAEDFAAVRESIMTYGMQRGAGMRVRASTSRARPGTVLVLSAPLFGPIRIPCRVVYVVDEPDRAGFAYGTLPGHPESGEELFSVELRPDGAVVAVIAAFSRPGRWYTRLGAPVARALQATMTRRYLAAVAR comes from the coding sequence ATGACGGAACTCGCGGCGCTGGCGGACGCGCCCTTCACCTACGCCGAGGTCGGTGCGACGCGCGGCGTCCCGCCTGCCGATGCGCACGGCAACCGGGCGGAGCGCGTGGTGGGCCGCGGGGCGGAGGACTTCGCGGCGGTGCGGGAGTCGATCATGACCTACGGCATGCAGCGCGGCGCCGGGATGCGGGTGCGCGCGAGCACGTCTCGGGCGCGGCCCGGGACGGTCCTGGTGCTGAGCGCCCCGCTGTTCGGCCCGATCCGGATCCCCTGCCGAGTGGTCTACGTCGTCGATGAACCCGACCGCGCCGGCTTCGCCTACGGCACGCTGCCCGGGCATCCGGAGAGCGGCGAGGAGCTCTTCTCCGTCGAATTGCGGCCCGACGGTGCCGTGGTCGCGGTGATCGCCGCGTTCTCCCGGCCGGGCAGGTGGTACACCCGTCTCGGTGCGCCCGTCGCCCGCGCGCTCCAGGCGACCATGACCCGGCGCTATCTGGCCGCGGTGGCCCGCTAG
- a CDS encoding GNAT family N-acetyltransferase, translated as MRGDLHVHIETARLHLAPATGVGDADGRFHIVDRHSRRTLGRIALRASRHSRARGLELSYAVADAHRRRGFCAEAAHALVGHAFEQRLTGRVYASTAWSNLASRRVLAGLGMHQLDIAMLDWESLQGEVDLGVEDGADLTPYARVEYELHRADWLARLAAHPRAARPA; from the coding sequence GTGAGGGGTGATTTGCACGTGCACATCGAGACGGCACGCCTGCATCTCGCGCCCGCCACCGGCGTCGGCGACGCCGACGGTCGGTTCCACATCGTCGATCGACATTCGCGCCGCACGCTCGGCCGCATCGCCCTGCGCGCGTCGCGGCACAGCCGTGCACGCGGACTGGAGCTGAGCTACGCGGTCGCGGACGCGCACCGTCGTCGGGGCTTCTGCGCCGAAGCGGCGCACGCGCTCGTGGGCCACGCCTTCGAGCAGCGCCTCACGGGGCGCGTCTACGCGTCCACCGCGTGGTCGAACCTCGCCTCGCGGCGCGTCCTCGCCGGGTTGGGCATGCACCAGCTCGACATCGCCATGCTCGATTGGGAGTCCCTGCAGGGCGAGGTGGACCTGGGCGTCGAGGACGGCGCGGACCTCACGCCGTACGCGCGGGTGGAGTACGAACTGCATCGTGCGGACTGGCTGGCGCGGCTGGCCGCGCACCCCCGCGCTGCTCGCCCCGCTTGA